A part of Sulfurimonas sp. HSL-1716 genomic DNA contains:
- the rsmI gene encoding 16S rRNA (cytidine(1402)-2'-O)-methyltransferase, whose protein sequence is MLTLVPTPIGNIGDMTLRAMEALGSADTLLCEDTRVTKKLLQILKERYNLTCKEKQDFISLHSHNEHRFVQNLSPDFFEKNVVYASDAGMPGISDPGAMLVRYCIENEIEYDVLPGANAVLTSYAASGFNETSFLFFGFLPHKGADRDKALQKALYNGYTTILYESPHRLEKLLNELAKEVPQREIFLAKELTKKFQRYMRGTAGDMLKKLEGNFKGEWVVIVEAGEAVSSNISQNDILALDIPIKTASKLIAKITGENPKSCYNRLLELQKSSSNID, encoded by the coding sequence TTGCTGACTCTTGTTCCAACTCCGATTGGAAACATCGGCGATATGACCCTAAGAGCCATGGAGGCTCTTGGGTCTGCCGATACCCTTCTTTGCGAAGACACCCGCGTTACAAAAAAATTACTCCAGATACTCAAAGAACGCTATAATCTTACTTGTAAAGAGAAGCAGGATTTTATTTCGCTTCATTCGCACAATGAACACCGTTTTGTTCAAAACCTCTCACCCGATTTTTTTGAAAAAAACGTTGTTTATGCAAGCGATGCAGGGATGCCCGGTATCAGCGATCCCGGCGCCATGTTGGTTCGCTACTGCATAGAAAATGAGATAGAATACGATGTGCTTCCCGGTGCGAATGCGGTTCTTACCTCTTATGCTGCCAGCGGTTTCAACGAGACTTCGTTTTTATTTTTCGGTTTTTTGCCGCATAAAGGTGCAGACCGCGACAAAGCTTTGCAAAAAGCGCTTTATAACGGCTATACGACCATCTTGTACGAATCTCCGCACAGACTGGAAAAACTTTTGAACGAACTTGCTAAAGAGGTGCCCCAACGAGAGATATTTTTGGCAAAAGAGCTGACGAAAAAGTTTCAAAGATATATGAGAGGGACGGCCGGCGATATGCTTAAAAAACTTGAAGGCAACTTCAAAGGCGAATGGGTTGTTATCGTCGAGGCGGGCGAAGCGGTAAGCTCAAATATAAGCCAAAATGATATACTGGCACTCGATATTCCGATCAAAACGGCATCAAAACTTATCGCCAAGATAACGGGTGAAAATCCAAAGAGCTGTTACAACAGGCTGCTCGAACTACAGAAATCCTCCTCAAACATTGACTAA
- the rpmE gene encoding 50S ribosomal protein L31 yields MKKDIHPVLVDCTVTCSCGNTFVTKSQKSEMIIDICNECHPFFTGSERMVDTAGRIDKFKKRYNMN; encoded by the coding sequence ATGAAAAAAGATATCCACCCGGTACTAGTAGATTGTACGGTAACATGTTCATGCGGCAACACGTTCGTGACAAAAAGCCAAAAAAGCGAAATGATTATAGATATCTGTAACGAATGTCACCCGTTCTTTACAGGTTCAGAGCGTATGGTCGATACTGCCGGACGTATTGATAAATTCAAAAAACGTTACAATATGAACTAA
- a CDS encoding 16S rRNA (uracil(1498)-N(3))-methyltransferase: MDLIYVVDDDAGRESLSIKGELYKYLVKVRRHKEGDRLMFRSGGDLAVAHTYVIESIDPRALHARLLGSAEEKVEASKILHVGWCVIDTKSVEKVLPMLNELGVKKISFIYCDRSQKNFKPDFSRFKRILESSSSQCGRTDVMEFETLKNIGEFITKYPDSAVFDFCDTVLSGDEKFKTILIGSEGGFSKDEKEILSKQKVYRLDTPMVLRSETAVVAVASKMLL; this comes from the coding sequence GTGGATTTGATATACGTAGTCGATGATGACGCAGGACGTGAAAGCCTCAGCATAAAAGGCGAACTTTATAAGTACCTTGTAAAGGTAAGACGCCATAAAGAAGGCGACAGACTGATGTTTCGTTCCGGCGGCGATCTTGCAGTTGCGCATACCTATGTCATTGAATCGATAGACCCAAGAGCTTTGCATGCAAGACTTCTGGGATCGGCTGAAGAAAAGGTCGAAGCATCAAAGATCCTACATGTAGGCTGGTGCGTCATCGATACCAAATCCGTCGAGAAAGTATTGCCGATGCTAAACGAACTCGGCGTAAAAAAGATAAGCTTTATCTACTGTGACCGCTCTCAAAAAAACTTCAAACCCGACTTCAGCCGTTTCAAGCGTATCTTGGAAAGTTCCTCTTCACAATGCGGAAGAACGGATGTTATGGAGTTCGAGACACTCAAAAACATCGGCGAGTTTATCACAAAATATCCCGACAGCGCCGTTTTTGATTTTTGCGATACCGTCTTGAGCGGTGACGAAAAGTTCAAGACTATACTTATCGGAAGCGAAGGCGGTTTTTCCAAAGATGAAAAAGAGATACTTTCTAAACAAAAAGTCTACAGGCTCGACACTCCGATGGTTCTGCGTTCCGAAACGGCAGTTGTTGCCGTCGCGTCTAAGATGTTATTGTAA
- the glp gene encoding gephyrin-like molybdotransferase Glp, which produces MAVSVEEALKLIYDNVIPKTTKILPLESALNHVIAEDIIATHNLPPYDNSAMDGYAVNCDIQGKTVEVLHTIFAGDKDEFIINGDTVYKIMTGAKIPAGCEAIVPIEDVTVEGSCVTFSKNIKHGAHIRLAGEDIEIDDKIISKSTYLNAHHITLLASQGISHVNVYDKPRIALFASGSELKMHWQKLEEHQLYNTNTPTFLARAMELGCDAQFIGTAKDSLENIREMIQAALDFDLIITSGGVSVGDADFTKEAFSYFGFETIFEKVNIKPGKPTTFGRIGDTFILNLPGNPLAATLNFELFAKAAILAMSGNEAKYINAIETKMKDDYKLKPGKRTLLPGYFDGSDFTPNEKFAPGMVSPMSTANGFIMVDESISELQSGSSVKFIPTRFQFTSNQIKDLVTR; this is translated from the coding sequence ATGGCCGTATCAGTTGAAGAAGCATTGAAACTTATCTATGACAACGTCATACCTAAAACTACCAAGATCTTACCGCTTGAATCCGCACTTAACCATGTGATAGCAGAAGACATCATAGCTACGCATAATCTCCCTCCTTACGACAACTCCGCAATGGACGGATATGCCGTGAATTGCGATATACAAGGCAAAACAGTGGAAGTATTGCATACGATCTTTGCAGGAGATAAGGATGAGTTTATCATAAACGGCGATACGGTCTACAAAATAATGACGGGCGCAAAGATCCCTGCCGGCTGCGAAGCTATCGTCCCTATAGAGGATGTCACAGTCGAGGGCAGCTGCGTGACGTTTAGCAAAAATATAAAGCATGGCGCACATATAAGGCTCGCGGGAGAAGATATAGAGATAGATGACAAGATCATCTCAAAATCGACATATCTAAACGCACACCATATAACGCTTCTGGCATCTCAGGGTATCTCGCATGTCAATGTCTACGACAAGCCGCGTATCGCGCTTTTTGCTTCTGGAAGCGAGCTGAAGATGCACTGGCAAAAACTTGAAGAGCATCAGCTCTACAATACAAACACGCCTACATTTCTAGCGCGCGCCATGGAACTCGGATGTGATGCACAGTTTATCGGAACCGCAAAAGACTCTCTGGAGAACATACGCGAAATGATACAAGCGGCACTTGACTTCGATCTTATCATAACTTCGGGAGGCGTAAGTGTCGGAGACGCGGATTTTACAAAAGAGGCATTTTCCTATTTTGGTTTTGAGACCATTTTTGAAAAAGTGAACATAAAACCGGGGAAACCGACTACTTTTGGACGGATCGGCGATACATTCATACTCAATCTTCCGGGAAATCCGCTTGCAGCTACTCTTAATTTCGAACTTTTTGCAAAAGCCGCCATTTTGGCGATGAGCGGAAACGAAGCAAAATATATCAATGCGATCGAAACGAAGATGAAAGATGATTACAAATTAAAACCGGGGAAAAGAACTCTGCTGCCGGGATATTTCGACGGTTCGGATTTTACCCCGAACGAAAAGTTCGCGCCGGGGATGGTCTCGCCGATGTCGACCGCAAACGGATTTATCATGGTCGATGAGAGCATAAGCGAATTGCAATCGGGATCAAGCGTAAAATTCATCCCCACGAGATTTCAGTTCACAAGCAACCAGATCAAAGACCTGGTTACCCGCTAA
- a CDS encoding 6-carboxytetrahydropterin synthase, translated as MIIRKLFKFENAHIVRGCSSIRCRSSIHGHSYKVEVLFESNFLDNGQMVYDFGLMKQNMKSLVESFDHAITLWSGDSKEYLADMKKHSARWIELPVSPSAEQFSRVIFVMVDALLALTRKVNGEKEVKLYSIIVHETDTGYAQCFEDDAYSNSMGDIDLNDIIFSDAVKEGFADPDLFEKIKSKKTLTNPKSV; from the coding sequence ATGATAATAAGAAAACTTTTTAAATTTGAAAATGCGCATATCGTCAGAGGATGCAGCTCTATCAGATGCAGAAGTTCCATTCATGGACATTCTTACAAGGTCGAAGTTCTGTTTGAGTCGAATTTTTTGGATAACGGACAGATGGTTTATGATTTTGGTTTGATGAAGCAGAACATGAAGTCTCTTGTAGAGAGCTTCGATCATGCCATCACTTTGTGGAGCGGTGATTCCAAAGAGTATCTGGCAGATATGAAAAAACATTCCGCAAGATGGATAGAGCTTCCCGTATCGCCTTCGGCCGAGCAGTTCAGCCGCGTCATATTTGTCATGGTGGATGCTCTTTTGGCGCTTACCCGCAAAGTGAACGGTGAAAAAGAGGTAAAACTTTACAGTATCATCGTACATGAGACCGATACCGGATATGCACAGTGTTTTGAAGATGATGCCTATTCAAACAGCATGGGCGACATAGATCTCAATGACATCATATTCAGCGATGCAGTAAAAGAAGGGTTTGCCGATCCCGATCTTTTTGAAAAGATAAAAAGCAAAAAAACTCTGACAAATCCAAAAAGCGTTTAG
- a CDS encoding 7-carboxy-7-deazaguanine synthase QueE has translation MLYLVEHFYSIQGEGRYTGVPSLFFRFGGCNMRCEGFGCVQTSHEGVEVLGCDTVYAVNKEYFSSKWIPITKTEQLLHIMDMYELPDNVDVVLTGGEPLLNYNDEIFLEFIKYLRENGFRVTFETNATINIDFEKYPVYKECVYALSVKLSNSHESFSKRVKPDAIFSYAQNAKEAFFKFSIDEASIDLGLDDEIDEIISYAPFLQVYCMPLGGSKKEIEKNSEPLIEFCKTKGYTYSDRLHIRIWDQNHGV, from the coding sequence ATGCTGTATCTGGTAGAACATTTTTACTCCATACAGGGCGAAGGACGCTACACGGGAGTACCGTCGCTTTTTTTTAGATTCGGCGGCTGCAATATGCGCTGTGAAGGATTCGGCTGCGTACAGACTTCGCATGAGGGAGTGGAAGTGCTGGGATGCGATACCGTTTATGCGGTCAATAAAGAGTATTTCTCTTCAAAATGGATACCCATAACCAAGACAGAGCAGCTTTTACACATAATGGATATGTATGAGCTTCCGGATAATGTGGATGTCGTTCTAACAGGCGGAGAACCGCTTTTAAACTATAACGATGAGATCTTTTTGGAGTTTATAAAATACTTGAGAGAAAACGGTTTTCGCGTGACTTTCGAGACGAATGCGACGATAAACATCGATTTTGAAAAGTATCCGGTTTACAAGGAGTGTGTTTATGCTTTGTCAGTAAAGCTTTCGAACTCTCATGAGAGCTTTTCAAAGCGTGTAAAACCCGATGCGATCTTCTCCTACGCGCAAAACGCAAAAGAGGCATTTTTCAAGTTTTCCATAGATGAAGCATCCATAGACCTCGGGCTTGACGACGAGATCGACGAGATCATCTCATATGCGCCGTTTTTGCAGGTCTACTGTATGCCTCTTGGCGGCAGCAAAAAAGAGATAGAGAAAAACTCGGAGCCCCTTATAGAGTTTTGCAAGACAAAAGGCTATACTTATTCGGATAGATTGCATATCCGCATATGGGACCAAAATCATGGAGTGTAG
- the moaA gene encoding GTP 3',8-cyclase MoaA: protein MLKDSYERVVDYIRVSVTERCNFRCQYCMPEKPFSWVPKESLLSFEELFEFLKIAIDEGVKKIRITGGEPLLREDLDKFIKMIYDYKSDIDLAMTTNGYLLKGVAQRLKDAGLKRLNVSIDSLKPEVAQRIAGKDVLANVLAGVEEALKVGLKVKVNMVPMKGVNAQEIVDVLQYCKERGMSIRFIEYMQNSHASADIKGMKSPELLSLLKEHYDFTDEGFDGHSPSHYFKMQDGYRFGIIEPYEDDFCKKCNRIRLTAEGQLIPCLYFDEAMSIKEAIQRKDIKGAALVLKEVVRTKPEKNRWSESDDEVSTRAFYETGG, encoded by the coding sequence TTGTTAAAAGACAGTTATGAGAGAGTAGTGGATTATATCCGGGTATCGGTAACGGAGAGATGCAATTTCAGATGTCAATACTGTATGCCGGAGAAACCTTTTTCCTGGGTTCCAAAAGAGAGCCTGCTTTCATTTGAAGAGCTGTTCGAGTTTTTAAAGATAGCGATCGATGAGGGCGTAAAGAAGATTCGCATAACCGGAGGCGAACCTCTGCTTAGAGAAGACCTGGACAAGTTCATCAAGATGATATACGACTACAAGAGCGATATAGATCTGGCGATGACAACCAACGGGTATCTTTTAAAAGGCGTCGCACAAAGACTTAAAGACGCAGGATTAAAACGCCTCAACGTCTCTATCGATTCTTTAAAACCCGAAGTGGCACAGCGCATAGCAGGAAAAGATGTACTTGCAAACGTACTTGCCGGAGTCGAGGAGGCTTTAAAGGTCGGACTGAAGGTAAAAGTCAATATGGTGCCTATGAAAGGCGTAAACGCTCAGGAGATAGTAGACGTGCTGCAATACTGTAAAGAGCGCGGTATGAGCATACGCTTTATAGAGTATATGCAAAACTCCCATGCTTCAGCAGATATCAAAGGGATGAAAAGCCCCGAGCTTCTTTCACTGCTAAAAGAACATTACGACTTTACGGACGAAGGGTTCGACGGACACTCTCCTTCGCATTACTTCAAGATGCAAGACGGATACAGATTCGGTATCATAGAACCTTATGAGGACGATTTTTGCAAGAAGTGCAACCGTATCCGCCTGACCGCCGAAGGGCAGCTCATACCGTGTCTGTACTTCGATGAGGCAATGAGCATAAAAGAGGCTATTCAGCGCAAAGATATAAAAGGTGCTGCTCTTGTCTTAAAAGAGGTGGTACGTACAAAACCGGAAAAGAACCGCTGGAGCGAATCGGACGATGAAGTCTCCACCCGTGCTTTTTATGAGACCGGCGGCTGA
- a CDS encoding c-type cytochrome — MKELFILAIVTVFTLVTYYLVEPFAHSKMHKHVESEKFVYADLPALTKTGDAARGKDLVMGAGACTGCHSIKVASVPAPMDPVATAQTYGVDTPDLSNAGVIYDPKFLAALIKNPAHALMLEHKYNESTGKVHPMAQFYGAGGDIDQEVADMVAYLQSIAVKKEELTPKMAFETACGRCHAMKYEKWTQIGEKPKFKHKKDELAFDIQVLTYQDALTKYMGKLPPDLSMYIRSRGEHYLSTFVEDPQNLLEGTAMPRVGVTAEAAEKVIEHLADSGDTKRVERAEVGKNVMFFLIIFAIFAYLWKRSVWRDLH; from the coding sequence ATGAAAGAATTATTTATATTAGCAATAGTTACAGTCTTTACGCTTGTTACATATTACCTGGTCGAACCTTTTGCACACTCAAAGATGCATAAGCATGTAGAGAGCGAAAAATTCGTATACGCGGATCTGCCTGCACTTACAAAAACAGGTGATGCGGCACGTGGTAAAGATTTAGTTATGGGTGCCGGCGCATGTACTGGTTGTCACTCTATTAAAGTTGCAAGCGTTCCTGCTCCTATGGATCCTGTAGCGACTGCACAAACTTACGGTGTTGATACACCTGACTTAAGTAATGCGGGTGTCATTTACGATCCTAAATTCTTGGCAGCACTTATTAAAAATCCTGCTCACGCTTTAATGCTGGAGCATAAATACAATGAGTCTACAGGAAAAGTTCACCCGATGGCACAGTTTTACGGTGCAGGCGGAGATATAGACCAAGAAGTAGCCGATATGGTAGCTTATCTACAGTCTATCGCAGTGAAAAAAGAGGAGCTTACTCCTAAAATGGCATTTGAAACGGCTTGTGGACGTTGTCATGCTATGAAGTATGAAAAATGGACACAAATCGGTGAAAAACCTAAGTTCAAACATAAAAAAGATGAGTTGGCTTTCGATATCCAAGTTCTTACTTATCAAGATGCTCTAACAAAATATATGGGTAAACTTCCTCCGGATCTATCTATGTATATCCGTTCACGCGGTGAGCACTACCTAAGTACGTTTGTCGAAGATCCGCAAAACTTGCTTGAAGGTACGGCGATGCCTCGTGTCGGTGTTACTGCAGAAGCAGCTGAAAAAGTTATCGAACATTTAGCTGACAGTGGTGATACAAAACGCGTAGAGCGTGCAGAAGTCGGTAAAAATGTTATGTTCTTCTTAATCATTTTTGCTATCTTTGCATATCTATGGAAACGTTCAGTGTGGAGAGACCTACACTAA
- a CDS encoding cytochrome bc complex cytochrome b subunit: protein MAHFTKATSVHDWVNQRLGIDTVRRVMATEYWIPKNINFLWAMGMVLAITFALLLVSGIFLLMYYQPNIHTAFDSVNYTIMREVEFGWLWRHIHGVAASVVFLVIYIHMFTGIYYGSYKKGREMIWISGMLLFVTFSAEAFSGYMLPWGQMSYWAGMVITNIFSLGGLHANGLVEWIRGDYVPAQAFLDRFFMLHVLLLPLAIIGLIGLHFGTLRIPHVNNQDGEEIDFEAEAKKYKSGNKAGSKVIAFANDFMSKDMFVVSIFLIFFFYLVFYHYDFAMDPVNFDPADGLKTPTHIYPEWYFLWSYEILRPFSTNVGLMAFGFAQVIFFLLPFLDKSPNAVPANRRGLFAVWFWAMLIDMIVLTAMGKVPPIEPYGTVGFFAALTFIGLWIVLPIITKLEKKA, encoded by the coding sequence ATGGCACATTTTACAAAAGCTACAAGTGTTCACGATTGGGTAAATCAGCGTCTTGGCATTGATACCGTTCGTCGTGTTATGGCAACTGAGTATTGGATTCCAAAAAATATTAACTTTTTATGGGCAATGGGTATGGTATTGGCTATTACTTTTGCTCTATTATTGGTTTCGGGAATCTTTTTATTGATGTATTATCAACCAAACATCCATACGGCATTTGACAGTGTTAACTACACTATTATGCGTGAGGTTGAGTTTGGATGGTTATGGAGACATATTCACGGTGTAGCTGCATCGGTAGTATTCTTGGTTATATATATCCACATGTTTACGGGTATCTATTACGGTTCGTATAAAAAAGGGCGTGAGATGATCTGGATCTCAGGTATGCTTTTATTTGTAACATTCTCTGCTGAAGCTTTCAGTGGCTATATGCTTCCATGGGGACAAATGAGCTACTGGGCAGGTATGGTTATTACAAATATCTTCAGCCTTGGTGGATTGCACGCAAACGGTTTAGTTGAATGGATCCGCGGTGACTACGTTCCTGCGCAAGCATTCCTTGATCGTTTCTTTATGCTGCATGTACTTCTTCTTCCTTTGGCGATCATCGGACTTATCGGTTTACACTTCGGAACACTTCGTATTCCTCACGTAAACAACCAAGACGGTGAAGAGATCGATTTCGAAGCTGAAGCTAAAAAATATAAAAGCGGAAATAAAGCAGGTTCTAAAGTTATTGCGTTTGCTAACGACTTTATGAGTAAAGATATGTTTGTTGTTTCAATATTCCTGATCTTTTTCTTCTACCTTGTGTTCTATCATTATGATTTTGCGATGGATCCGGTCAACTTCGACCCTGCTGACGGTCTTAAAACACCGACTCACATCTATCCTGAGTGGTATTTCCTATGGTCTTATGAGATCCTTCGTCCGTTCTCTACAAATGTCGGTCTAATGGCATTCGGTTTTGCGCAAGTTATCTTCTTCTTGCTTCCGTTCCTAGACAAAAGTCCGAATGCTGTTCCTGCAAACCGCCGCGGATTATTCGCTGTTTGGTTCTGGGCTATGCTTATAGACATGATTGTATTGACGGCAATGGGTAAAGTACCTCCGATCGAACCGTACGGTACAGTAGGATTCTTTGCCGCGTTGACGTTTATCGGTTTATGGATAGTCCTTCCGATTATCACTAAACTAGAGAAAAAAGCGTAA